One genomic segment of Ananas comosus cultivar F153 unplaced genomic scaffold, ASM154086v1, whole genome shotgun sequence includes these proteins:
- the LOC109706375 gene encoding acetylornithine deacetylase-like: MAPLHSSSMSACSSPLLKDVIGDLDRHSYVALLTKLIGESEYVQNNPPKYKPKENRVARHVLDVLLPLSTTPNNGGGGGPLVVQHITNPKYPERGNVIAEYPGTGDGAVSFVGMHMDVVPVVNPKDWKFNPFSLSVDGDRLQGRGTTDCLGHVALVTELMKRLGETKPKLKNSIYAVFICNEENGEVTGIGVDMLAKERYLDALKAGPLYWIDVADKQPCIGSGGMITWHLKAIGKQFHSGLPNKAINAMELNMEALKVIQTRFYSDVPPLPEEEKYKYATPSTMKPTQWTYRGGSVNQIPGQCEISGDVRLTAFYSPKDIVKKLHAYVDDINANIEDLDTRGPVSKYVLPDEGLKGRVEIETDPEIIAGIACNLDSRGYHVLSEATKEVIGFVEPYADTGTLPLVRDLQVKGFDVQLTGYGINDVYHADNEYCLFSDMEQGFEVFVSIISKLEEDK; the protein is encoded by the exons ATGGCGCCTCTTCACTCCTCCTCCATGTCCGCATGCTCCTCGCCATTGCTCAAGGACGTGATCGGCGACCTCGACCGCCACTCCTACGTCGCCCTCCTCACCAAGCTCATTGGCGAGTCCGAGTACGTGCAAAACAACCCCCCCAAGTACAAACCCAAGGAGAACCGCGTCGCCCGCCACGTGCTCGACGTGCTCCTCCCCCTCTCCACCACCCCCAACAATGGCGGTGGTGGAGGGCCCCTCGTCGTTCAGCACATCACCAATCCCAAGTACCCGGAGCGCGGCAACGTCATCGCCGAGTACCCCGGCACCGGCGACGGTGCCGTCTCCTTCGTCGGCATGCACATGGACGTGGTCCCGGTCGTCAACCCCAAAGATTGG AAGTTCAATCCGTTCTCGCTGAGCGTGGACGGGGACAGGCTCCAGGGGAGGGGTACCACGGATTGCCTGGGACACGTGGCTCTGGTGACGGAGCTGATGAAGAGGTTGGGGGAGACGAAGCCGAAGCTGAAGAACTCGATCTACGCAGTGTTCATCTGCAACGAGGAGAACGGCGAGGTCACGGGGATCGGCGTGGACATGTTGGCCAAAGAGCGGTACCTTGATGCGCTCAAGGCCGGGCCCCT GTATTGGATTGATGTCGCCGATAAGCAACCCTGCATTGGCAGCGGAGGGATGATCACGTGGCATCTCAAAGCAATAGGAAAGCAGTTCCATAGTGGTCTCCCTAACAAG GCCATTAACGCAATGGAGTTGAACATGGAAGCACTTAAAGTGATTCAAACAAGATTTTACAGTGATGTCCCTCCACTTCCTGAAGAGGAGAAGTACAAGTATGCCACACCGTCGACTATGAAACCAACTCAATGGACAT ATCGAGGAGGGAGTGTGAATCAGATTCCAGGTCAATGTGAAATATCAGGAGATGTGAG GTTGACTGCTTTCTATAG CCCAAAGGATATTGTGAAGAAGTTACACGCCTATGTAGATGACATAAATGCCAATATTGAGGATCTAGATACTCGCGGTCCAGTGTCAAAATATGTTCTCCCCGATGAAGGTCTCAAAGGAAG GGTTGAAATCGAAACTGATCCAGAGATTATTGCTGGAATCGCTTGCAATCTTGATTCTCGTGGCTATCACGTTCTATCTGAAGCAACCAAAGAAGTGATTGGCTTTGTCGAACCTTACGCGGATACTGGAACATTGCCATTGGTTCGCGATTTACAG GTTAAAGGTTTTGATGTTCAACTCACAGGATATG GCATAAATGACGTATACCATGCAGACAACGAATACTGCCTGTTCTCCGACATGGAGCAAGGCTTTGAAGTGTTTGTGAGCATCATCTCCAAGTTAGAAGAAGATAAATAA